In one window of Camelina sativa cultivar DH55 chromosome 15, Cs, whole genome shotgun sequence DNA:
- the LOC104746004 gene encoding putative F-box protein At3g10790: MIRLGSKERRCSTSPPLTRSQTYPLESMPPDMKEEILMKLKGKYISKFISVSKSWSSIVRSKGFTNLYLNRSLAQPRILLSLIDRGDREKQLFHSFSQEDPTSDHHRVSCNRYHDFSPPICGLICCRNVYNLLMIGNPSTSQFITLPRVISMRKDISCFFGYDPVNGEYKVLRIMIPRRFHHLRETSSRVVASQQEHLVFTLGATRKKWRNIECKHPHYTRRSTQGICSNGVVYYLAWVQLVRSLICFDVRSEKFSVIELPKDVQIQLLSNYGEKIAVTNLLIDGTLDLWVLEDASRQVWSKVSVVIPSWNDSFRYFQTAFKFRGTLGTGELVFAPKFVRDPYFLLCYNLKENKARKINIQGIGSQFTARDVYLDHVESPMILEPLR; the protein is encoded by the coding sequence ATGATCCGGCTTGGTTCGAAAGAGAGGAGGTGTAGTACTTCACCACCTTTGACAAGGTCCCAAACCTATCCGTTGGAAAGTATGCCTCCAGACATGAAAGAGGAGATTCTCATGAAATTGAAGGGCAAATACATCTCCAAGTTCATCAGCGTTTCTAAATCCTGGTCATCGATAGTACGGAGCAAAGGTTTCACCAACTTGTACCTTAATCGATCTTTGGCTCAGCCACGTATTCTTCTCTCACTAATCGACCGTGGAGACAGGGAGAAGCAGCTATTCCACTCTTTCTCTCAGGAGGATCCAACTTCTGATCATCATAGGGTCAGTTGTAACCGATATCATGACTTTTCTCCACCTATCTGTGGCTTGATTTGCTGTCGAAATGTTTATAATCTACTGATGATTGGGAATCCTAGTACTTCCCAGTTCATAACTTTACCGAGAGTCATATCGATGAGAAAAGACATAAGCTGCTTCTTTGGATATGATCCTGTTAATGGTGAATACAAAGTGCTGCGCATAATGATACCACGTAGATTTCATCATCTACGTGAAACATCATCAAGAGTTGTTGCGTCGCAGCAGGAGCATCTAGTTTTCACTCTAGGAGCAACAAGAAAGAAATGGAGAAACATCGAATGTAAGCATCCCCATTATACTCGTCGTAGTACTCAAGGGATATGCAGCAATGGGGTTGTGTATTATCTAGCTTGGGTCCAACTTGTTCGGTCTCTGATATGCTTTGATGTGAGGTCTGAAAAGTTTAGTGTCATTGAGTTACCCAAGGACGTCCAAATCCAACTTCTATCCAACTACGGCGAAAAGATAGCTGTAACGAATCTGTTAATCGACGGTACACTTGACTTGTGGGTTCTTGAAGATGCCAGCAGACAAGTATGGTCAAAAGTGTCAGTCGTGATTCCTTCTTGGAATGATTCATTTAGGTATTTTCAAACAGCATTCAAGTTCAGGGGTACACTTGGCACCGGCGAGCTTGTATTTGCACCCAAATTTGTCAGAGACCCGTACTTTCTACTATGTTACAATCTCAAGGAAAACAAAGCTAGAAAAATCAACATCCAAGGCATTGGAAGTCAATTTACTGCTAGAGATGTCTATTTGGATCATGTCGAGAGCCCTATGATTCTGGAACCTTTAAGGTAA